A region of Kineosporia sp. NBRC 101731 DNA encodes the following proteins:
- a CDS encoding Trm112 family protein, with amino-acid sequence MREDDPVTAIESWLREILRCPSCRSALADGQGPESTPELQCTGCSLAYRIDDGIPVLLVDEARTRS; translated from the coding sequence ATGCGCGAGGATGACCCGGTGACCGCTATCGAATCCTGGCTGCGGGAGATCCTCCGCTGCCCGAGCTGCCGTTCGGCCCTGGCCGACGGCCAGGGGCCCGAATCCACCCCCGAGCTGCAGTGCACGGGCTGCTCACTGGCCTACCGCATCGACGACGGCATTCCGGTGCTGCTGGTCGACGAGGCGCGAACCCGCTCCTGA
- a CDS encoding phosphomannomutase/phosphoglucomutase — translation MAQLTEIVKANDIRGLVGTQLTERIARALGSAFARAVLTSNPDGPPGRVLLGRDMRDTGEALVQAFSDGVTGEGAEVVLIGLCSTDGLYYASGALDAPGVMFTASHNPASYNGMKMCRAGARPIGLDSGLAEIRDLAQALLDHPTWGSEEAPEPALRGSVSEQDTLRGYAEHLRGLVPLPSRRTLKIVVDAGNGMAGLTVPAVLGAAIGLPDLPLEIVPMYFELDGTFPNHEANPLDPANLRDLQKAVPAHGADLGLAFDGDADRCFVIDERGEPVSPSAITALVAAREIAKERAAGRKATVIHNLITSRAVPEVIAENDATAVRTRVGHAFIKVEMAKHDAVFGGEHSAHYYFRDFWFADTGMLAALHVLAALGEQDGPLSGLVAQYERYTPSGEINSVVSDVELATDRVVKAFEGRPGVQIDRQDGLTVSHEADAPSGDGSPAGLWWFNLRPSNTEPLLRLNSEAADPAVMESLRDEVLGLVRVAELAS, via the coding sequence GTGGCCCAGCTCACCGAAATCGTCAAAGCCAATGACATCCGTGGCCTCGTCGGCACCCAGCTGACCGAGCGCATCGCTCGGGCCCTGGGCTCGGCCTTCGCCCGCGCGGTGCTCACCTCCAACCCCGACGGCCCGCCCGGTCGGGTGCTGCTCGGTCGCGACATGCGCGACACGGGTGAGGCCCTCGTCCAGGCCTTCTCCGACGGCGTCACCGGCGAGGGGGCCGAGGTCGTCCTGATCGGCCTGTGCAGCACCGACGGGCTCTACTACGCCAGCGGCGCCCTCGACGCGCCCGGGGTGATGTTCACCGCCAGTCACAACCCGGCCAGCTACAACGGCATGAAGATGTGCCGCGCCGGCGCCCGCCCGATCGGTCTGGACAGTGGTCTGGCCGAGATCCGCGACCTGGCGCAGGCGCTGCTCGACCACCCGACCTGGGGCAGCGAGGAAGCACCGGAGCCGGCGCTGCGCGGTTCCGTCTCGGAGCAGGACACGTTGCGCGGTTACGCCGAGCACCTGCGCGGCCTGGTGCCGCTGCCGTCCCGCCGCACACTGAAGATCGTGGTCGACGCCGGCAACGGCATGGCCGGCCTGACCGTGCCCGCTGTGCTCGGTGCCGCGATCGGCCTGCCCGACCTGCCGCTCGAGATCGTGCCGATGTATTTCGAGCTCGACGGCACGTTCCCCAACCACGAGGCCAACCCGCTCGACCCGGCCAATCTGCGGGACCTGCAGAAGGCCGTGCCCGCACACGGCGCCGACCTGGGACTGGCCTTCGACGGCGACGCCGACCGCTGCTTCGTCATCGACGAGCGGGGCGAGCCAGTCAGCCCGAGCGCCATCACCGCGCTGGTGGCGGCCCGGGAGATCGCCAAGGAGCGCGCGGCCGGCCGCAAGGCCACCGTCATCCACAACCTCATCACCTCCCGGGCGGTGCCGGAGGTGATCGCCGAGAACGACGCCACCGCCGTGCGCACCCGGGTCGGCCACGCCTTCATCAAGGTCGAGATGGCCAAGCACGACGCGGTGTTCGGCGGTGAGCACTCGGCGCACTACTACTTCCGCGACTTCTGGTTCGCCGACACCGGCATGCTCGCGGCGCTGCACGTGCTGGCGGCCCTGGGCGAGCAGGACGGCCCGCTCTCCGGCCTGGTCGCGCAGTACGAGCGGTACACGCCGAGTGGCGAGATCAACTCGGTGGTGTCCGACGTGGAGCTCGCCACCGACCGCGTCGTGAAGGCCTTCGAGGGCCGTCCGGGCGTGCAGATCGACCGGCAGGACGGTCTCACCGTCAGCCACGAGGCCGACGCGCCCAGCGGTGACGGCAGTCCGGCCGGTCTGTGGTGGTTCAACCTGCGCCCCAGCAACACCGAGCCGCTGCTGCGACTGAACTCCGAGGCCGCTGACCCGGCGGTGATGGAGAGCCTGCGGGACGAGGTGCTCGGCCTGGTCCGGGTCGCCGAGCTCGCCAGTTGA
- a CDS encoding DUF3499 domain-containing protein has protein sequence MSGVRRCSRTACQRVAVATLTYVYSDSTAVLGPLATYAEPHCYDLCAVHAERLTAPRGWEVVRLSPGEFAPPPPSHDDLLALADAVREAARPAPAELPPDVDAELSTVEVGRRGHLRVLRDPILGEPLT, from the coding sequence GTGAGTGGAGTGCGCCGTTGTTCCCGGACCGCTTGCCAGCGGGTAGCGGTCGCCACCCTCACCTATGTCTATTCCGACTCGACAGCGGTGCTGGGGCCCCTGGCCACCTATGCCGAGCCGCATTGCTACGACCTCTGCGCCGTGCACGCCGAGCGCCTGACAGCTCCCCGCGGCTGGGAGGTCGTGCGGCTCTCGCCGGGTGAGTTCGCGCCCCCGCCGCCCTCGCACGACGATCTCCTGGCGCTGGCTGATGCCGTCCGTGAGGCCGCGCGCCCCGCTCCCGCGGAACTCCCGCCGGATGTGGACGCCGAGCTCTCCACCGTCGAGGTCGGCCGTCGTGGGCACCTGCGCGTCCTGCGCGACCCGATCCTCGGCGAGCCCCTCACCTGA
- a CDS encoding metallopeptidase family protein has protein sequence MRGQLLPRTVPAWRSRADRFDDLVLDAVERLEARWARELDGVEFAVEDVPPSDPSPWEHGEVPLGRFFPADGALPPRIVVYRRPVETRAADSQDIGELAQSVVVEQVAHLLNLTPEEVDPRYNRDS, from the coding sequence ATGCGCGGGCAACTCCTTCCCCGCACTGTCCCGGCCTGGCGCAGCCGGGCCGACCGCTTCGACGACCTGGTGCTCGACGCCGTCGAGCGCCTGGAGGCCCGCTGGGCCCGCGAACTGGACGGCGTGGAGTTCGCCGTGGAAGACGTGCCCCCGAGCGATCCCTCCCCGTGGGAGCACGGCGAGGTGCCGTTGGGGCGGTTCTTCCCCGCCGACGGCGCCCTGCCGCCACGCATCGTGGTCTACCGGCGCCCGGTCGAGACCCGGGCCGCCGACTCCCAGGACATCGGCGAGCTGGCCCAGAGCGTGGTGGTCGAGCAGGTGGCCCACCTGCTCAACCTGACCCCCGAAGAGGTCGACCCGCGTTACAACCGGGACAGCTGA
- a CDS encoding DUF5719 family protein: MNQRAREVLSVTGVLTVAGGIAVGAAMLPEQIGVRTVSSTLPAVISAPTLACTGPETLVVPDGGTAVSPGAGVLVSALLASGSDGEATVKAGGDLSGTVRGLSQNVPVSDVPVHTGTELELPVKAGERSLGGLSTWSLGPVVMSAVDDTPQSPPELSAVQSTVTARGDLRGLSASRCDQPAAEAWLVGGGTVSGERLRLVLSNPTSTASVVDVSVLSEDGRAEAPSGTGVVVPAGGQSPVFVDALAPGKQSVAVHVVARTGRVLARMHDSVLRGLVAGGVDVVSPSAEAARRQLVPGISLVNGYSKTADDTTAPGSTSIRVAVPGSEEAVVRLRLLGSTGAVEMPTAGVVNVPAGGVADIPVYGIASGTYTAVIDSDVPVVAGAQIGRPSAAGHHATEFGSAPATKILTGNGYTMLPPGTRSTVSLAAPGKAASLTITPYDAGGSRLDPIDVEMRAGTAAAFALDEQAAAFYVSAFGGGPVAASVVSTAADDYGPVITVLGVEPPRADRAPSTAVADARLGLH; the protein is encoded by the coding sequence GTGAATCAGCGCGCACGTGAAGTTCTTTCGGTAACGGGAGTGCTGACGGTCGCCGGGGGGATCGCGGTCGGGGCCGCGATGCTGCCCGAGCAGATCGGGGTCCGTACTGTCTCGAGCACCCTGCCCGCGGTGATCTCGGCGCCGACACTGGCCTGCACCGGTCCGGAGACCCTGGTGGTGCCGGACGGTGGCACGGCGGTCAGTCCCGGTGCCGGGGTGCTGGTCAGTGCCCTGCTGGCCTCGGGCAGCGACGGAGAGGCGACGGTGAAGGCCGGGGGCGATCTGTCCGGAACCGTTCGAGGGCTCAGTCAGAACGTTCCGGTGAGCGATGTTCCGGTACACACCGGCACCGAGCTCGAGCTGCCGGTGAAGGCGGGGGAGAGGTCACTGGGCGGGCTGTCCACCTGGAGCCTGGGACCGGTCGTGATGTCCGCGGTCGACGACACTCCGCAGAGCCCGCCGGAACTGTCCGCGGTGCAGTCGACGGTCACGGCCCGGGGTGATCTGCGGGGACTCTCGGCGAGTCGCTGCGACCAGCCCGCGGCCGAGGCCTGGCTGGTCGGCGGAGGAACGGTCTCCGGCGAGCGGTTGCGGCTGGTGCTGTCGAACCCGACGTCCACCGCCTCGGTGGTCGACGTGTCGGTGCTCAGTGAGGACGGCCGGGCCGAGGCGCCCTCCGGTACCGGGGTGGTGGTGCCCGCGGGCGGTCAGAGCCCGGTGTTCGTCGACGCGCTGGCCCCCGGAAAGCAGAGCGTGGCCGTGCACGTGGTGGCCCGCACCGGCCGGGTGCTGGCCCGGATGCACGACTCGGTGCTGCGTGGCCTGGTCGCCGGGGGGGTGGATGTCGTGTCACCCTCCGCCGAGGCCGCCCGGCGTCAGCTCGTGCCCGGCATCTCGCTGGTCAACGGCTACTCCAAGACCGCGGACGACACCACCGCACCGGGTTCCACGTCGATCCGGGTGGCCGTGCCCGGCAGCGAGGAGGCCGTGGTGCGCCTGCGGCTGCTCGGCTCTACCGGGGCGGTCGAGATGCCCACGGCCGGTGTGGTGAACGTGCCGGCAGGGGGAGTGGCCGACATTCCGGTGTACGGCATCGCCTCCGGCACCTACACGGCGGTGATCGACTCGGACGTGCCGGTGGTGGCGGGTGCGCAGATCGGTCGTCCGTCGGCGGCCGGACACCACGCCACCGAGTTCGGCTCGGCGCCGGCCACGAAGATCCTGACGGGGAACGGTTACACGATGCTTCCGCCGGGCACCCGCTCCACGGTCTCGCTGGCCGCCCCGGGCAAGGCCGCTTCGCTGACGATCACGCCGTACGACGCCGGGGGGTCGCGGCTCGACCCGATCGACGTGGAGATGAGGGCCGGTACCGCCGCGGCGTTCGCGCTGGACGAGCAGGCTGCGGCGTTCTACGTGTCGGCGTTCGGGGGTGGGCCGGTCGCGGCCTCGGTGGTCTCCACCGCCGCCGACGACTACGGCCCGGTGATCACGGTGCTCGGGGTCGAGCCACCCCGGGCCGACCGGGCGCCGTCCACGGCCGTGGCCGACGCCCGGCTGGGACTGCATTGA